One stretch of Amycolatopsis tolypomycina DNA includes these proteins:
- a CDS encoding tannase/feruloyl esterase family alpha/beta hydrolase — MLRYSKKGLLLAAAVPLLLTTVTQPAASAATSTTPCAAVAVPAPPGAKIESVQADSQAGAQPSYCLITVTLTHTGADHVKVAVALPDTGWNGRLQALGGSAYAAGNFDALPQAVKDGYAAVTTDAGVSLNGLDTSWALKDGQVDQTLLTNFATRSVHEEAVLGKAVTQRYYQRPISYSYWTGCSTGGRQGYSEAQNYPKDFDGILANAPAVDWTQFAVATLWPQVVMNQSHDFPSPCVLSAFRTAAVQACDARDGVTNGIVDRPDECSYDPRTLVGTKLACDGREVTVTAADAEVVRKIWAGPTDERGRRLWAGLPKGADFTWLAGTQPGPDGTLTAPGFPVAVKWVQSFLEKQADFDTSKLTYAQFAALFRQSVREYDGVIGTSDPDLSAFRRAGGKLITFVGANDQLIPPGGTLSYRTQVERTMGGAHRVNDFYRLFLAPGVEHCFGGGGPEPTNALGALVDWVEHGKAPATLAAASADGKTRDLCAYPRVSRYTGGDPATASSYRCR; from the coding sequence ATGCTGAGATATTCGAAGAAGGGCCTCCTACTCGCCGCCGCCGTGCCGCTCCTGCTGACCACAGTCACGCAGCCGGCCGCTTCGGCAGCGACCTCGACGACCCCGTGCGCCGCCGTCGCGGTGCCCGCCCCGCCGGGCGCCAAGATCGAATCGGTGCAGGCTGACTCCCAAGCCGGGGCCCAGCCGTCGTACTGCCTGATCACCGTCACGCTGACCCACACCGGCGCGGACCACGTCAAGGTCGCCGTGGCCCTGCCGGACACCGGCTGGAACGGCCGGCTCCAGGCCCTCGGCGGCAGCGCCTACGCCGCCGGCAACTTCGACGCGCTCCCCCAGGCGGTCAAGGACGGCTACGCCGCCGTGACCACCGACGCGGGCGTGTCCCTGAACGGCCTCGACACGTCCTGGGCGCTCAAGGACGGCCAGGTCGACCAGACGCTGCTGACCAACTTCGCCACCCGGTCGGTGCACGAAGAAGCCGTGCTCGGCAAGGCCGTCACGCAGCGGTACTACCAGCGGCCGATCTCCTACTCCTACTGGACGGGCTGCTCGACCGGCGGCCGCCAGGGCTATTCCGAGGCGCAGAACTACCCGAAGGACTTCGACGGCATCCTGGCCAACGCGCCCGCCGTCGACTGGACGCAGTTCGCGGTCGCGACCCTGTGGCCGCAGGTCGTGATGAACCAGAGCCACGATTTCCCCAGCCCCTGCGTGCTTTCGGCGTTCCGCACGGCCGCGGTCCAGGCGTGCGACGCGCGCGACGGCGTCACGAACGGCATCGTCGACCGGCCCGACGAGTGCAGCTACGACCCGCGCACCCTCGTCGGGACGAAGCTGGCCTGCGACGGCCGCGAGGTCACCGTCACGGCCGCGGACGCCGAGGTCGTCCGCAAGATCTGGGCCGGCCCGACCGACGAGCGCGGCCGCCGGCTGTGGGCCGGGCTGCCGAAGGGCGCGGACTTCACCTGGCTGGCCGGCACCCAGCCGGGTCCCGACGGCACGCTGACCGCGCCGGGCTTCCCGGTGGCCGTCAAGTGGGTGCAGTCGTTCCTGGAGAAGCAGGCCGACTTCGACACCTCGAAGCTGACGTACGCGCAGTTCGCGGCCCTGTTCCGCCAGTCGGTGCGGGAGTACGACGGCGTCATCGGCACGTCCGATCCCGACCTGTCGGCGTTCCGCCGCGCCGGCGGCAAGCTGATCACGTTCGTCGGCGCGAACGACCAGCTGATCCCGCCGGGCGGCACGCTGTCCTACCGCACGCAGGTGGAACGCACGATGGGCGGCGCGCACCGGGTCAACGACTTCTACCGGCTGTTCCTCGCGCCGGGTGTCGAGCACTGCTTCGGCGGTGGCGGCCCGGAGCCGACGAACGCGCTGGGCGCGCTCGTCGACTGGGTCGAGCACGGCAAGGCGCCGGCCACGCTGGCGGCGGCGTCCGCGGACGGCAAGACGCGCGACCTGTGCGCGTACCCGCGGGTTTCGCGCTACACCGGCGGTGACCCGGCCACGGCGTCGAGCTACCGCTGCCGCTGA
- a CDS encoding helix-turn-helix domain-containing protein: MSDDHRDTRPPEPVPTEIPADLVRYLVDRYAAGETIESLVARHPYSYRKIRVALLDAGVTLRPPRIPLPPTPPGLVNAYLDGRSIRQLAKTYGMSYNQTRNVLLAEGVELRRRGQP; the protein is encoded by the coding sequence GTGAGCGACGACCACAGAGACACGCGTCCTCCCGAGCCCGTTCCCACGGAGATCCCGGCCGACCTCGTTCGGTACCTCGTGGACCGGTACGCCGCCGGGGAAACGATCGAAAGCCTGGTCGCGCGGCACCCCTACAGCTATCGCAAGATCCGCGTCGCCCTGCTCGACGCGGGGGTCACCCTGCGTCCACCGCGGATCCCGCTGCCGCCCACCCCGCCCGGGCTGGTCAACGCCTACCTCGACGGGCGGTCGATCCGCCAGCTCGCAAAGACCTACGGCATGTCGTACAACCAGACACGCAACGTCCTCCTCGCGGAAGGCGTCGAACTCCGGCGGCGGGGGCAGCCGTGA
- a CDS encoding aldo/keto reductase: MALDQYYLLGRSGLRVSRLALGTMNFGTGGFHAAYGKTLDETRPIFRKYVDEGGNFVDTADFYTAGESETILGKLIAEAKIRDRVVLTTKFTNSVDPADPNAGGNGRKHMIRALEASLRRLDTDHVDVFLLHTWDRITPVEEVVRTFDDLVRAGKIRYPGLSDVPSWYAARAQSLTEAHSLAPMVNLQLPYSLVERQIETEHVPMAQSLGLGVTAWSPLAGGILTGKYRDGGTGRLSDGPERTPQLLGPLEEVAGKLGVTMAQVAINWVATQPGIAAAIVGASSADQLGKSMAALDFEIPAELRTLLDEASAVPPESVYRMFTPAYQNWIVSPELKIGDKPVGYAPAVRNW, from the coding sequence ATGGCACTCGACCAGTACTACCTCCTCGGCCGCTCCGGCCTGCGCGTCAGCAGGCTCGCCCTCGGCACCATGAACTTCGGCACCGGCGGTTTCCACGCCGCCTACGGCAAAACCCTCGACGAAACCCGCCCGATCTTCCGGAAGTACGTCGACGAAGGCGGCAACTTCGTGGACACGGCGGACTTCTACACGGCGGGCGAGAGCGAGACGATACTCGGAAAGCTGATCGCCGAGGCGAAGATCCGCGACCGCGTGGTCCTCACCACCAAGTTCACCAACAGCGTCGACCCGGCCGACCCCAACGCCGGCGGCAACGGGCGCAAGCACATGATCCGCGCGCTCGAGGCGTCCCTGCGCCGGCTGGACACCGACCACGTCGACGTCTTCCTGCTGCACACCTGGGACCGGATCACCCCGGTCGAGGAGGTGGTGCGCACGTTCGACGACCTCGTCCGCGCGGGCAAGATCCGCTACCCGGGCCTGTCCGACGTCCCGAGCTGGTACGCGGCGCGGGCGCAAAGCCTCACGGAAGCGCATTCCCTGGCGCCGATGGTGAACCTGCAGCTGCCGTATTCGCTGGTCGAGCGGCAGATCGAAACCGAGCACGTCCCGATGGCCCAGAGCCTCGGCCTCGGCGTCACGGCGTGGAGCCCGCTGGCCGGCGGCATCCTCACCGGCAAGTACCGCGACGGCGGCACGGGACGGCTCAGCGACGGGCCCGAGCGCACCCCGCAGCTGCTCGGCCCCCTCGAAGAGGTCGCGGGCAAGCTGGGCGTGACGATGGCCCAGGTGGCGATCAACTGGGTGGCCACCCAGCCGGGCATCGCGGCGGCGATCGTCGGCGCGAGCAGCGCCGACCAGCTCGGCAAGAGCATGGCGGCACTGGACTTCGAGATCCCGGCCGAGCTGCGCACCCTGCTCGACGAGGCGAGCGCGGTCCCGCCGGAGTCGGTGTACCGCATGTTCACCCCGGCCTACCAGAACTGGATCGTCAGCCCGGAGCTGAAGATCGGCGACAAGCCGGTGGGGTACGCCCCCGCCGTGCGGAACTGGTAG